The Epinephelus lanceolatus isolate andai-2023 chromosome 10, ASM4190304v1, whole genome shotgun sequence genomic sequence ATTCAGGAAGACAGCACCATTGATGATATATATGTTATCACAGGTGTGACACATGATATAGAAATACACTACAGCACTTTCTGCTTTGATATGTTGTACAGACTGGCACCAGCTGTTCTTATTAAAGGAATGGATTATGGATTTTAGATATAGTCCACACACTACATTCCCATTCTCCCATTCACTTCAATACATTAAGTATTAACAGCTTCAGGACACTATTGTTAGAGTGTTACAGTTATAAGGGTGGTAAAGAGGATGGTGTTATGGGTACCGTTGGtggtagagcagagcagaggagccCTTGAAGGCCTTGGGGCAGAGGGTGCAGCGGTACGGTCTCTCATTGTTGTGACTCCGCTGGTGGTGGGTCAGCCTGGACGACCACCTGAAGCTCTTCCCACAGTCCATACACTGGAAGGGATGGTCCGACTGGTCGGGCTGCTGAGGCGGGCCCGACACGGACGACGTCACCATGTCCAGAACCACCTCCTCCCCACCCTCTACTACCTCCTTATCCCCCTCCACCAGCTCCCCTCTGTCCCTCTCGTCCTCGCCATCCTCTCCCGAACCAAGAAGGGACgggaagggagagagggaggcggTGGACTGAGGCGGTAAGAGTTCTGCTTGGACCACTAAGGCCACTGAGTTAGCCATCACCAGAGCAAGCTGGGTAGCAGATGAGGGTGTTACCTTGGCAGCTGGATCAGTTTTGGTGCAGGATCATGGTTTTTTCTTTCACCTTTCcttcattcatgttttctttcataAATTCTTTCCCTCTCAGCCACTGGAAACACCAGCTGTCATCCCAAAGTAGACAGCTCAGGACAGCTCTGACATAAAGTGAAATGGAAATAAATACAGTGTTATAACTTGGTAACTCCTGGTGAGCGTGCCCCCTTTAAATTCCACCCCcgccctccctctctgtctgaggCTCGTCCCCCCTCCCTGCTGTCTTTCCTCTGGCAGACAGTCCGTTTCTGTCTGTCCCCGCAGTGCGGTGCCTGCTagcaatacacacacagtggctaCAGCTAGGTTACACACCAAGCTACTGTACAACTGTATCTTACTGTAACCGGTCAGCTGTGCAAGCCGACAGACAACCTACAGACACAATATCAGTTTTCACAGTATCAACACAAACAGCTACTGGCCTTCATTTAAAGCTAATCTAGCCTCCGTCAGTGCGGAATAGCGTCGTTAAACTGCTCGATAAGGATGTGCATGAATACAGGCTGTAGCGGTACTCACCGGACATCTTTAACTCATCTTAAAGCTATAATGTTGATATTATGAAAAGGAACTGGGTACCGCAGTGCTAATCCACACAACCTTAACAATAAACACAGCGCAGACTAACAGCAGTTCTCCACCCGATGCCGCCTTCTAAGAACGGCGACTGCGATTGGCTGCCTGCTGCAATAGACGCGCTACTCCCATTGGTTGAGGGCTTCAACAGACAGATTGACGTCTTAAAATTtgtctttaaaatatttttaacgTCCAAATTTGACGGAAATTACTTACCAGTGTCGTTTTTACACTTCTATAccttcaaaaatattttttaaaaatgtattcaaaactAATATGTATCCGTTCTATTCTGACTCTGACGCACAGActtctgggtaatgtagtagCGGTGTGTGTCTGCCCAAACTACCATCTGTCACAGTTTAAACCGCAGGCTAGCAGTGCTTGGGGGTAAGTAAATAGCCTATATTtaattaaatgacaaaataaatgtaggtaattgtaataagttgggcttactgagaaaaaatatgttaTTAAATGGCAGTTACTAATCAAATATGGTGGTGATAAAGGTGTTATATAGTAAAAGGTTTATACGTAGAATATAACttcattttgttgctttgtaTGTTTGCACCATGCAGGAATGGCATCTTTTGGCGTAGCctatttttaaagctttttgtCCAGTtgaaaacatttgttagaaaagtTATTATAAACTAATCAGATGTAATAAGTGACATTACTTTGAGAATTAATAAAATTAGGTATGTTAcgtattacatttcaaaagtaaccttaATTGCTTTACAAAATCTTTTGTCCCCTTGTCCATTAAAGTCTTAAATGGGAAGCTAACTGTATCTTAACCATACACTATGCATGtgtaggtatgtgtgtgtgtatctgtgtatgtaAAACTATGTAAAACAGATTTGTGGTGCAATGGGCAGTGTGCAGTTTGATGGCTGATGGCAGTCTGTTGGATTGTGAATAGCGACAGCGCTGTGTTTGGACTGTACAGATGTAGGAACTGTATGTACAATTTTTTTGTATCTTTTAACAGCAGGTACTGCATGTATCCAAGACAAATTTTCTTCGGGACAACACagtctatcttatcttatcttgaaCAGCGCAAGTTAGGTTATTAAAGATATACTCAAATCCATTGTGCACATTCTTTAGTATTTATTTCACCAAGGCACATATTTCACATTGAGGCCAATCAGTGTGTGGAAGAGGCATCTTGATGTTACAACAATAATTTAAACAGGAtggtgtaataataataataataataattatagtaaataagaataaaaattgtataaaagtacaaaaagatAGGAGACTTGCTCCACTGCAGCACAAAATAAATAGTTCCACCAAGTTACTTAAATAAATAGTCAATACTGTAACAAATACTAGAATAAGAATGAACCAAAAAATAATAGTGATAAAGTTGGTAAAGTAATCTACATTATATTGTAGAAAACAACATAATACACAAAGCACTGTATACAACAAATTTACATTCTTGTACACTTATGTACACCTGTACAGAACATAGTGTCACAATACATAGTATTTTAAGGCTTTGGGTGTttaaccaacaacaacaaacttttctACCCCCAAAGCACAGGTTCAAAATCAGCCATCTCACTCATCCAAGAGGCTAATCCTAACAAGTTTGTGCAAAGAATCTAATCAGGTCCATCAGTGCTCAGCAACAGGGCACATTCATACAACTTTACCACAATGTTAAATATGCCTCCTCATGCAGAACGTGAGAAACAGGCAACGACACCAGAGACTCTTCCTGCGGTACAAAGAAAGTATTCACTTCTCGTCGGCTAccattttgacattttcagaTAAATTAATTTCTATTGAATCATTAAGACGTGGCACGTTTAACACGGTTAGAAGACGACATTAACTTCTTCTAACTTTAATGGCACTGTAAGTGAGAGATAGTGAAACCCTTGGCTGTCCCATATGTATGCTACATCTACTGGAAGAATTATAGGCTGAAGAAATGCACAAAGTAgattaaatcaaacaaaagtCAGGAAGTgctactgtgtttttttttttttcttgaggaaTCAGTGAGAgacaagacaaaaaagaaagattaCAGAGACGTGGGCAATTAAATTCAcgttaaaacagaaaaataaagatgAGAGTGACACATTACaacttcaaataaataaaattaaataaattaccaacagttaataaataaataaatacataaataacatGAACAAGGCCTTTAGGAGAGAGTTTTGGGGATCGTGACATCGTAGTTGAACTGGCAGGAGTCTTGATGGTTGTGACTGGCTGCAGTGTATCGCGCATCCTTATTGGCTCTGATGGAAAAACATTCTTCAACACAGAAGTCATTGGTTGATGTTTGGGCCTCTTAAGGGATGCTATTAACTACGGTGCACACTGACGCGGTCCTAATTCCCCTTTGGCTGAGGCGGTACTCTGTGTGTCCTCACCGACTCTGCAGCCATGTGGTTGAAAGGAGAAGAACGAATGGATCGTCATTGCACTGCAGAGACTTTGGGCTTGAGGCTGATGAATGCTCTGTACGCCCAGTCACAGAAGAGCTTGAAGTGTTGAAGAAGCTCGTGGCTGGATTGCAAGACGTCAAACTGATAGGGGAggtgaggggggagggagggggtcgCCTGAGTCAGCCTCGGTGCTTCAACTCTCAACATCTGTAggagagaagacaaacagattAGAAAAACAGGCGATCATAGAGAACATTTAAAGGTCCGGTttggaggatttagtggcatcttgcAGTGAGGTTGCGGAACTGAAACGTCTGCTGCGTGCCAAGTGCGTATGAGAGCTACAGGGGCTGATGCAAAAACTAGAGCCAGAGTTTGATTTGTCACacattggctctagataggagATGTCAAACATGTGGGAGAGGAGCTGCTTCATttgatataaacggctcattctgaggtaagggaaacacaatgattcttattttcgggtgattatacattaatgaaaacatagttatgaaatGAAACACCATTTCCGCAAATAGATGCCCTTAAATTCTCTGCATTGGACCTTTCAAAGTGTTAGCAAACTGCTAGAACATGGCACAATCTCCTGTTAAAACTTACATAGTTAGATATAAAATCAAACACCGAAGACGACTGAGATTAAAAAGGGGGAATATCGGTTCGTTACCTGACGGTGCAGCAGATTGATGAGAGATTTCATTTCTCTGATCATCTCCACCAGCTTTGGCAGTGCAGGGTGGTGGTGCTTCTTTGAAACCTTGTTGAGCCACTCAAAGTGGTGCTCATACAGCTTCAGGTCAGCGTGCAGCTGAGAGAGTGTGGGCTTCAGCTGGAAACAACACAGACATACTTAGAGACTTAGCATGGGTGTGGCAACGTGTAACTGTGTTCAGACAAGCCCCCTCTCCCTTCGTgagcacgcacgcacacactcagtgtcacacacaaatacattatCAGAGCATTACCTCAAGATTGTTGAGGTCATTGGCTGATCTGTTGCTCATTTCTGGCAGAGAGCTGAACCTGTGGGGCTCCACGTCTGAGGCAAATGCATGCTCCCTCTGAAAGAGAAAACGAGACACAGAGCAGCCCGTTAGTAATTTGCATCAGCGCAATTTTACTCATCCTGAGACAAGTCACGGCAGCATGAGGAAAGTATTAGTGTAGCACCTCGATTGGATGACTGTTTTCTGTGCTTAGAGACAGTAGCTCTCACTGAGGGGAGTGTGGTTGATTGGGTCAGTGTGAGTTCACCCACATTCAGCCTCCCCAAATGTCAACAATAAGAGCGAATGACCTGAACCCACAGGATGTTTTCTACAGGGAGCGAGGATAACAACATATGCAGTGACTAAGAAAGCTCCAAGTGGGACAGACAACACAGGGCTGTAGGGAAACTCCAGGGTCACAGCTATAAAAAGAGGGAATGACGCAGTACCACTGCCCAGCTAGAGTTGTGTTGTAAACTCTGTCCAGGCAGTGGATGAAGTGCTCACTGTGGCCACCAGAGGGGGATAAACACCCTGACTGCAGGTTTACAGAGCTCCACCTTACAAAGGCAGCTGTGCTCATCAGTAGTACAATTCAGTATTAAACATGATTCAGTAATGAATGGGGAGAAATGGAGATGACTGATGTGGCATGCGTCACTTCCAATCAGTGGAGGAACATAACAACATTAGGATGATGAGTGCTGAGAAATGTTTTGTGTAAACAGGTAGTGTGTGCTTAATGCTTCCTTAACCTGTTACACAGTGTGTTCCTCGCTCCACTGAGTtgtttgtgttgatgttttcgGTGATGAATGTGCCGCTTTGTCTCGCATGTCTCTCCATCAGCCTTTCGTAAGAGCTCACTTATGTTTGTGTTCCAATGTTTTGTCTCTGTCGCTTTTGTCCCCCCTTCCATCCCTCGCTTCCCTAccttctccccctctccctctctgcctcgcCGTGTCTCATAACCAGGTGCACAAGCACGTGCAACATCCCGCGcacatgtgcatgcatgcacacacatataccgCTGGCTTGTCATCTATTTGGCTCTCTGATCTCTTCATCTCTTGTGGTTTTTTTGCTCCATCTTTCTCAGCCTTTAATTCTCCCTCTTATCCtcctcttcttgctctctccaTCACAGATCATGACCTCACCCGACAGAACTTAGCATCCAACCTCTTTCTTCCTGAATGCAAATACTGGAATGtgataaatctttttttttgatttttatcaaGTCACTTTGCTGTGGCGACCGAAAGCAAAACACTAAACACCGCACCTACACAACCGGGACTATTTACAGAACCctcaatgcacacacacacacagccacaaaaatccatacacacaaatgcatgcacacatgtacacacttgCACCCATACAatatgcatgcaaacacacacagactcgctcacacagacacacactgtgcaTCGGAAAACTTCTATAGActtatgtgcacacacacacacacacacatagagacatTTCTCTCCCTTTAAAGCATCAGTTTCATTGCTTTTTTGCAGGGACTTTCCACCGATTCCCGTTCTATTTATCTTTCCTAACTTTGTCCTCTCTTTAGTGGAATGCCACACAATAAGgaaagaaatttaaaataaatcttcCATGTTACTGAACACTGTCTAATACTGTCCCCATCACCCTTTGATGATACTGGTTTGCTCACATCTGGACCCCAGGTTACAGACTACTGCTACACAATggcctgtaacacacacacatacagcacacacacactttctgaaCCCTATCTACCGGCCAAGACTAGAGAGAGTATGTGgctatttttgattttatcCCCTGAACAAAAGAGTCGAAAGATTTGCATGATGCAAAAATAGACTCTTGATCAGTCGTGTGTAACCAGAGATCCGCAGATATGATCCCGCTTTCTTTTCACCTGTTAAAACACGGTGTTGATACACAATCACCAGCTGGAGCCAAAACTTGGCCGAGTTCTCACATCTGATTTTCCTACCTCGCTTGTCACTGTCAACAAAATAAGATTTCGAGCCAGCGTTGTCAGAACGGTGCACATttcacagggggaaaaaaaaaaaagaaaactccaTCCTCACTTCCACAGTCTAGCCGCAGAACATAAACATGTTTCTATGTAAACAAGCGTGTGATATACTTTGCTGTCATGTCACAGATGGTATGCTCAGCACTTTGGCTTTAGTCGCAGGTACAGTGTTGAGATGTAGTCCTAGACTTTACGTTTGCTTTCTCTGTCCCTTTAACCACCATCACTGTAAATGATTATTCCTCTTAATGCCATAACACTTAATATTAACTTCATTTCACCTTTGTTGGACTGGATAAAAGAGCTGTACAGGCCACCAATCTTCCTGGTACTGCCACCAGTCAGGTGACCAGGCAGACCAGGAGGTTGCTGAGTCAGACCTCCCCAACCTACTGAATCCAGTGTGGATTAAAAGTGAGATCACTCAGTCAAATCTCCCCTGAGGCTTTTTGCTGCCCTGATCTAAAGCATGCAGCCAGTCTGTCATCACTGAAAGCGGCTTAAGCCAAGCGGAAGTCCTGAGCAAACCCTAGTAAAGTTTCCACAACAGTGCATGTTGCAAAGTTGGTGCTGTTACCTAAACTGAAAAGGTGACATAGAAAATCCAATTAGGGAAAGATCAATCAAGACAGCATCCTCATCCACATCCACTCTCATTCAATTAGCACAGGGGGGCTCATTAGCCCTCTCCTCCAATCAATGGCTGTGATGGCTGCAATCACCATGACATCATGTGCACTTACCAGCAGTTCTTGGGTGAGCTTCATTAGATTTTTGGTCTGATTGGACAGTTTATCCATGTCAGTGGGCCGCCGCTGCGGTACCGGGGAGGCAGACGTGAAGACAGGCAGCTGGGCCAATAGCAGCGAGAAGAGGAGCGACGAGGAGGAGTCGAGCAGCACTGTAAAGAGGGGGGGACAAACAAAACGGAAGCAATTAGTGGAGAGGCGCTGTCATCTCGCCATAATGATAATGACCTCAGGCCACGGCTGTCAGCTCCAGGGGAAGATATTGCACCATAATATAAACAATAGCTCCAGACTTGGCGGAGGAATCCTCAAGAGCTTCAGTGTCAGAgtcatgttttcacaggctgaatgcaaatcattaaatcattaaaataaaaaaaaagctttgacaCTGAATATGACCATCACTCCTTCACCATAAGCAACTGCAATGAATGCTGCTGATTGTCACACCTGCAACTGGATAGGTACGTGAGTTGGTGGTATAAATTATAAAGAGCCAGCCAAGTCAACTCTTGTAACAGTAGGCTCATTCATTCTTTGCCTTTCAAGTTCAAATACAAGGTAGACTAAGTATTAAAAGGGAACCGCAGTGGTGTTGAAATGATGAATGCTTGATAATTACAGGTGAACCACAAGAATCAGAGCCAAAATAACACTGCAGGAGCATCTGAGCTCTCTGACCTAGTGTAACTCCTCAAGAGGCAGGATAAAGTTGccctaaattacattttttaaaagtttaatctaaggataaattgttaaattaagCATAAAATAGCtgttcacattcacatagaGCAAAACTGTGTAAGAGCATAACCATCCAAAGCAAAACACACTTACATTTCATATTTGGTTCGGATCCAAGGGGGGTTGGTAACCCAGCAAGGCAACggtagataaataaataaatagacaaaattaataaataaattgaacTCCGGAAATTGTCACGTGCTCCGGTTTCTTCTTCGCACTCTCTTCAGCAGTCAGAGTGAGGAGGAAAGTTGTCAGGACGAGACAGAGGATGAATGAGAGAGCAGAGTGATGACTGAAGCActcagagagacggagagagtgGAGAAAAGgaaggtaaaaataaaaatagaaaaaaggagaaaagtaATCAAACTTTCTGTCTTGGGTAAAGTTTGAGATGTAGTCTTATGGAGTTGCtgaaggaggcagagagacacTTAGACAgtttggagagacagagaggcaacaGAAGTGCAGAGAGAGGGATGCGAGTGTGGTAAGTCCAATTTTTGCGCGCAGTGAAGTGTTTAGGCTTGTTTAAAACTTCCTTTATAAAGACGTCGGGCCTATGACACATCGGCAGTGACTCACTTCattcataaaaacacacacacacacacagacacacgctctctctctctctctctctccctctctctcctcactccctctctccgtctctttcctcctcccctccctgcaccctgtctccctttgcgaaacttaaaaaaaaatgttccgttgttttttttctgttttttttctttcctctatCACTTTCTCCCGTCCTGTCCTGTCCCTATCTCCAGCACTTCCTCCGTCGCATCCCGCTACCTGCGCCAATCATTCCCATCTACCTCCTTTTTTTATCTTTCCATCTCCAAATctcttcccccctctctcctctctatcaCTGCAGACGTTTAAAAAGCCCATTGTTTTCACGTGTATCAGCATATCTTATGTAACCATGTATCATTTAGAGCCCTTCTTGTGATGTTGTGTGCTGCGttcgggtgtgtgtgtgtgtcggggggGGTTGAAGTGTCACAGaaagtgtgtgttgttgaattTATGGCAGGGCTCTTTTAGGCTACACACGCCACATTCCCTGTATTATAGCTAATACGCACAGCAAACACCTTTTCTCTCCcatatttctctccctccttttctcaccccttgctctctctctttttttcagaGCCCCTCCTGAGACAGCAGCCTGTTATTTCCACTGCCCCCCCACCCAcctccttctcttttttttcactccttctctccctctccaggGTGAAGGAAAGAGTGAGGAGTGAGAGACGGATAGGAGCAGGGGAGAGGTGTTGTCCAGACCAGAAGGGGCCTCTGAAAGTGTTGCATAGAAACAGTgagcggacacacacacacacatatatatacacacacacaccacaggacATTAACGTGGGGTCAACACAGcagatgcacacaaacatgcacatggATGCACGCGCACGCCATGCGCTGTGTCATAGAAAAACATGCTGCTCTAGtaaagcaaaacacacacactttttaaaaacactcgCTCTCGCTCTGATAGGCCACATGCAGAAACATAACAGGCTACTGTACACACATCAGCACACACGTAGCGTGGAGCAGCCTGGAAACACTCAGTCAGGTGCAGTAAAGTGTGGCCTACTGTTGCAAAGGGCAAGAATGAGTTTCCCAAACATCACAGGGGGACAGCTGATGCATCACACTGTACATACACTGTATATCACTATGGGTTCAATAGGTGCGTTTCAATCCACCTGTGAGAAACTGAGTGGACACCAAATTCAACAAACGGCAAGACAGATGGAAACATCTGATCCGTGTGGAGCGATGAGGAGACTGTAACCCCTCTCAAATAATACATGAAACAAACTTAAATGCCATATTTCCGCCATgttttattacagtttttccCACCATTTGAGGTTTGATTGATGcgccttcttcttctgtttgcaTCCTTCCTTTAAACATTTGAACCCCAGAACGGTTCTGCTCTCTGGCATACCAGCCTTTTGCCAGTTTATGGCTATTAAAAAGATGCCATACGTGGACATGGACAAGTTGCAGTCAGTCTGTCCGTTCACACCTGTCATTAGAACGTGACACCACATGTGTCTTGAGTGACCACTTCTGATTGGATCTCACCGTCCCTGCTCTATATGCAAATGAACACATACATAATTTCAGTTTGCAAAGGCCAAATgcgttgttgtttttaaccagaGTTAGGTTTGTCCTGCGATACCCTCACAGGTGAGAGTTCACCTGcccacacacagtgacagggctaactgttagcgcCACTAGGCTGTtacatgttggtgaagattctcagtcatccacgTCATCGTTATCGTAAATGCTATATTggaggcaactggacttgcttgagtttcttgaagacatttcaccttaCATCCAAGACGGATAGAACTGGAGAGGCCCCATGGATGTAAGGTGAAAGGTCtttaagaaactcaagcaagtccagttgcctacaatgtAGCATACAGGACTGGTTATGCATGACAGAGCCAAGCAATTTGGGCGTTGGTCTGAGTTCACTGGGACTCTTTaacagctgttgctgtgttagctcgtgctaactggACAGACGTTGAACTGATTATTCAACGGGAGGAGAGAGGCTTCAGGGATGGTCCATCAACGGTTTGTCTACTGACAGGAAGTCCAGGATGTAGGCTGAGTTGTAGGGCTGGGTATGGGTACTCAATACCTTTAAGGTATTGACCGAAATAACTCGGAaccaagtagtattgaaacATCTCCAGTCAAACGATACCTGCATTCAGTCATTCTTGCACCAGTGGTCTGATCCCAGACCATCTTGTCTGCCCGCCTGATCAGCAGACTTCCTGTTATAGCCATCTCCAGAGTCTCTACTGTCCCGGTTTCTTTAGTCATGTGATGTCTCAAACTAAATTCAACAAAATATCAATGTGTAACAACATGGGTTGTTTTAAGAGAATAAAGTGAGATATTGTGGCAGTATACGTAATACATATTGTGCCGTAATCCTCTGGTGCCAATATGTAAGTGTCGTAACGCACTTTCTCTAGGGACTGAAGCAAATAAAAGCCCACACTTAATTTTTACGGTATACACGCCACTCCATTTACAGTATGGGTATCGTTTTGGTATACTGgtattataattttttaaacaatacccagccctactacATAAAGTGTAGCCCAGGACTCATTAGCGTACAAACTGATGAAAGAATGTTGCCAGAGGCAGCCCAGACCACCTCTGAATGTGGTCCCAGTGATCAGATCTCAAGTTGCATTGAGGACTCATTGGGTGCAGTCACACCTGTGattagagctgtccacttgtgatctgatcacccaggacgcatgttaataccaggtgtaaacggTGCCTAAGAATTTTTGCACTTTGTTGTGCAATGTTTCATCTCAGTTGTCTAATTCTTTGAAAGTGCCACAATGCAGTGATTAAATATTTGATTCCTGCCTTTTGCCTATGTAGAAGTATTTTTTCCTTTGTCAGTTACATAGATATCACCATGTAATCCACATGATTGTCTTGCAGTGTATCCCTGTATTGTGATGACACCATCATCGAGGGCGACGTATTGTGATAGTATCCTGAGTTACTCTGTGATTCCCATTCCTGATTCTCACAACAGTAGCGGATGAAAATGGGCACATATTCACTTGTTCTTTTGCCGATTTCCAGAAAATTTGGTGAAAATTTGTGCCACAGTTGGACAGAAACCTGActacatgcacagacacacgcgagggaggagagagggcaCGAGAGAGATCAGGGAGAGGGAAGAAAGCGTTTTTGAGTCTGGGTGTGAGATTAGGAGACCCTCATTCACAGACATACACTCATGGTGTGGTTTGAAAATAATTAGTGGTGGGCCTTGTATGCGCACAGTcgcacactcatgcacacattcacacagagttGCCAGTCCGGTGGTGGGcctacacagacaaacaaacacccTCCGAATGATGAGGGCCTGGTGGCAGCGAGTGGGTGGCGCAgttgttgtggtgaaaaggggtCATACTCTGTTTTCTCGGGTCAACGGTAGAGAAGaaaagcaggagaaggaggagagccACAGAGGAAATAGATGAGTGAGGTCGGACGTAGGGAGATATTGACACACTCGCTCTTTTTAATTTCCCACATCAAAGGGCCGTTTGAAGACACAGCTggggagagaagaaaagaaaaagtgaagTTAGTCACTCTCCCTCATTCCCTCTCTGGGCTGCCTCTCATGATGGGGGTCTCCTGGGTGGTTCTGAAGCACACAGTCTTCTGTTAGGCCATCCGCCAGCGCTGATCACTCACACACCATGACACCGGGTGGGTGccctttaagtgtgtgtgtctgtgggaatGTGTGCGCACACGTGCGTAGATGTCAGCGTGTGAAATGAAGAAAGGGTTCTGTATCTTTGTTTGGACTTTTGTTTTCGAGTGTGAGAGAGCGAGCACACTGCCTGTTGGAAAAGGGGGAATCCAGGGTTTGTGTAAATGGGTGTGCGTAGAGTATATGTGTGTAATTATGGGTATGTGGTGGTATAAGTGCGGCGTCTGTATAACGTGCATGAgcatcagtgtttgtgtgtgcgtctgtgtgtttgtgtgtggcctTCATATGCTACCCATTACATCACCAATCTGTGTAAACCACCATAGGaggagaaacagagtgagacactCAGACTACGACCTCAAAGACATCAGAGGGGAAGGGGAACCTGTGACAGGGCCTGCCAGGCCTCGCTGCCAGACAAACTTTACTCACACAAGCTTCACTGAATTCGGTCATGCTTTACACTAGGTTTCCTGTGCGCCATGGCATGTATTCACACATTATTACGCAGGCTTCAAATCATTTGAATGCCTCACACTCTTTGCTCACCTTTTGCCTGGCTGTTAATCCACACAGTTGCTTGATTCATTCGTTCTCCAGAGTCACTCTAAAAACTTTGATTTAAAGGTACTGTATGTAACCTTTAATGTATAAAGCCTTCCTTAATGCCAATGGGTGAACAGATTGTGACGTAACTTAAAAACTGAGACCTTCCCCAACTTTCTCGGTTGCCTATAGCAACCTGTGGACTGACTTCTATGAAAAGCTCAGGCTGAATTTTCCTGGAAAATCCAACAGATTGATGACA encodes the following:
- the il11a gene encoding uncharacterized protein il11a, with translation MKLLLDSSSSLLFSLLLAQLPVFTSASPVPQRRPTDMDKLSNQTKNLMKLTQELLREHAFASDVEPHRFSSLPEMSNRSANDLNNLELKPTLSQLHADLKLYEHHFEWLNKVSKKHHHPALPKLVEMIREMKSLINLLHRQMLRVEAPRLTQATPSLPPHLPYQFDVLQSSHELLQHFKLFCDWAYRAFISLKPKVSAVQ